A stretch of Aerococcaceae bacterium zg-252 DNA encodes these proteins:
- a CDS encoding Asp23/Gls24 family envelope stress response protein, translated as MAKQTSIPFETQHDNHLGEINITTTVLETIAAKAATKVEGIYNTNSSFQKISGSFFSLEREKIGAKVRRNETSISIDLDIQVKYGYSVPEVAMQVQSRVKEQILFMTDLVIDEVNVHVLSIETDNAQADFFHLDDENGDSLEK; from the coding sequence ATGGCGAAACAAACATCAATTCCATTCGAAACACAACATGATAATCATTTGGGTGAAATTAATATTACGACAACGGTATTAGAAACGATTGCTGCCAAAGCAGCGACAAAAGTTGAGGGGATTTATAACACAAATTCTTCTTTCCAAAAAATTTCGGGCAGTTTCTTTAGCCTAGAGCGTGAAAAAATTGGGGCGAAAGTACGTCGTAATGAAACATCTATTTCGATTGATTTGGATATTCAAGTGAAATATGGTTATTCAGTACCAGAAGTTGCAATGCAAGTTCAATCACGCGTGAAAGAACAAATATTATTTATGACAGATTTAGTGATTGATGAAGTGAATGTGCATGTACTTTCGATTGAAACGGATAATGCACAAGCAGATTTCTTTCATTTAGATGATGAAAATGGTGACTCGCTTGAAAAATAA
- a CDS encoding aminopeptidase P family protein — protein sequence MQRINRVREQLSAQGAQSILVTNLKNVYYLASFTGSAGAVLVTPQNQYFITDFRYNTQAHEQAKGFTVRIHKNGVYQEVAAILEEEQLSTIAIEAEDMNVSTYLAVKELFPAEVIETSLLIEKIRAIKEPEEIAIIKEACEITDQAFEHILTFIKPGVTEIEVANELERFLKSKGASEMSFDTIVASGVRSSMPHGVASDKVIEDGDMITLDFGCYYKGYSSDMTRTIALGSVHPKLEEIYAIVLEAHERVNRAAKAGITGKEMDAIARDYITEKGYGAEFGHSTGHGLGLDVHEQPGVNFRNNEPLEVNMVVTNEPGIYIEGLGGVRIEDDLVIQADGAYSLNRSPKHLIVL from the coding sequence ATGCAAAGAATTAATCGAGTACGTGAGCAATTATCAGCACAAGGGGCTCAAAGTATATTAGTAACTAATTTGAAAAATGTTTATTATTTAGCGTCATTTACAGGTTCAGCAGGGGCGGTCTTAGTAACGCCACAAAACCAATATTTTATTACAGATTTTCGCTATAATACACAAGCTCATGAACAAGCTAAAGGATTTACAGTGCGTATTCATAAAAATGGTGTGTATCAAGAAGTAGCAGCTATTTTAGAAGAAGAGCAGTTGTCTACTATTGCGATTGAGGCAGAAGATATGAATGTGTCAACTTATTTAGCTGTAAAAGAATTATTCCCAGCAGAGGTTATTGAAACGAGTTTATTAATCGAGAAGATTCGTGCGATTAAAGAGCCAGAAGAAATCGCTATTATTAAAGAAGCGTGTGAAATTACTGACCAAGCGTTTGAACATATTTTAACGTTCATTAAACCAGGTGTGACAGAGATTGAAGTTGCCAATGAATTAGAGCGTTTCTTAAAATCTAAAGGGGCATCTGAAATGTCATTCGATACCATTGTAGCCAGTGGAGTTCGCTCATCAATGCCACATGGGGTTGCTAGCGATAAAGTGATTGAAGACGGCGACATGATTACATTAGACTTCGGCTGTTACTATAAAGGATATAGTTCTGATATGACACGTACGATTGCCTTAGGTAGTGTGCACCCTAAATTAGAAGAAATTTATGCGATTGTTTTAGAGGCACATGAGCGTGTCAATCGTGCAGCTAAAGCGGGTATAACAGGTAAAGAAATGGACGCAATCGCTCGTGACTATATTACTGAAAAAGGTTATGGTGCAGAATTTGGACATAGTACAGGACATGGATTAGGATTGGACGTTCATGAGCAACCAGGTGTTAACTTCCGTAACAATGAGCCTTTAGAAGTTAATATGGTAGTGACCAATGAACCAGGTATTTATATTGAGGGCTTAGGTGGCGTTCGTATTGAAGATGATTTAGTGATTCAAGCAGACGGAGCGTATAGTTTAAACCGCAGTCCTAAGCATTTGATTGTATTATAA
- the nusB gene encoding transcription antitermination factor NusB, translating to MVTRLKNKLVKRRQVREKAVQTLFQLIEAPEYLTVEVATAFALEAGNDPDAGFDEVGDAYLYEIVNGVLEHQEAIDREIESFLSDWTIDRLAKIDLVVLRVAFYELLYVDRELVPAKVAVNEAIDLSKLFSDEKSRRFVSGVLLEYLNQHQEA from the coding sequence ATGGTGACTCGCTTGAAAAATAAGTTAGTAAAACGACGCCAAGTGCGTGAAAAAGCTGTTCAGACATTGTTTCAATTGATTGAAGCACCAGAGTATTTGACCGTAGAAGTAGCAACTGCCTTTGCTTTGGAAGCTGGAAATGACCCAGATGCTGGTTTTGATGAGGTAGGCGATGCTTACTTATACGAAATCGTGAATGGTGTACTGGAACATCAAGAGGCGATTGACCGTGAAATTGAGTCCTTTTTATCAGATTGGACGATTGACCGTTTAGCGAAAATCGACTTAGTTGTCTTACGTGTAGCGTTCTATGAGTTGCTTTATGTCGACCGTGAATTAGTGCCAGCGAAAGTGGCAGTCAACGAGGCAATTGATTTAAGTAAATTATTCAGTGATGAAAAATCACGTCGCTTTGTCAGTGGTGTATTGTTAGAGTACTTGAATCAACATCAAGAAGCGTAA